From Paenibacillus sp. PvR098:
ATTGAGATTACTTCGCAAACGGTCGAACAAATGGTCGATCGGATTATGGAATATCCAGAGAGAACGAAGCTGCAAATTTTGGCGCCGATTATTTCTGGACGAAAAGGCGAGCATGCGAAGCTGTTTGCGGAGATTCAGAAGCAGGGCTTTGTCCGTGTTCGGGTTAATGGCGAAATCCGGGAATTGTCAGAAACAATTACACTAGAGAAGAATAAGAAACACAGCATTGAAGTGGTTGTCGACCGGATTGTGGTAAAGGCTGACATTCAGACCCGTTTGGCTGACTCATTGGAGACCGCATTGAAGCTGGCAGAAGGCCGCGTTATTGTGGATGTCATGGAGCAGGAGGAGCTCTTGTTCAGCCAGAATTTAGCATGCCCTGAATGCGGTTTTAGCATTGAGGAGCTGGCACCGCGGATGTTCTCGTTTAACAGTCCATTTGGAGCTTGTCCTGAATGCGACGGTCTCGGTCAAAGGATGGTCGTTGACCCGGAGATGCTCATTCCCAATCCGAAGCTGGCGATTGACAAAGGGGCTTTCGAGGCTTGGGCTGGAAGCACCTCCAACTACTACCCGCAGTTTCTGGCAGCGGTATGTGAGCATTATGGAATCCCTCAGGATAAGCCGGTATCCGAGCTGACCAAAGAACAGATGCAGAAGCTGCTGTACGGTACGGGTGGCGAGAAGGTGCGCTTCCGCTATGAGAACGATTTTGGCCACAAGAAAGAGGCCATGGTTGCTTTTGAGGGTATCGTGAACAACCTGGAGCGACGTTATCGGGAGACGTTCTCCGACGGCATACGTGAGCATATTGAAACCTACATGAGTGCTAAGGCTTGCGGCAAGTGTAAAGGGCATCGATTAAAACCCGAATCACTAGCGGTAATCATTAATTCTAGAAACATTGCCCATGTCACCTCCTTATCCATCGGCGATGCTCAGGAGTGGTTTGATTCGCTTACTCTGACCGATCGTGAGGCGCAAATCGCACACCTGATCCTGAAGGAAATCAGAGCAAGGCTCGGATTCTTGGTGAATGTAGGGCTGGATTATTTAACGCTGCATCGGGCGGCGGGAACCTTATCCGGCGGGGAAGCGCAGCGGATCCGTCTGGCTACACAAATTGGTTCCAGCTTGATGGGTGTGCTGTACATTCTGGATGAACCGAGCATCGGTTTGCACCAGAGGGACAATGAACGATTGATTATGACACTGGAGCATATGCGCGACCTTGGCAATACGTTGATCGTCGTTGAGCATGATGAGGACACGATGCTGGCGGCGGATTATATCATCGACATCGGACCGGGGGCCGGTATTCACGGAGGCAGGGTTATTTCTCAGGGCACGCCGAAAGAGATCATGGAGGATTCAAATTCCTTGACCGGACAATACTTGAGCGGCCGTAAGTTTATTCCGGTAGCTGCGGAGCGGCGTAAGCCTAACGGCAAGTGGCTGGAAATTCGCGGCGCCAAAGAAAATAACCTGCGGGGTGTGAACGTCAAGATTCCGCTTGGCGTGTTTGGATGTGTAACAGGCGTTTCCGGTTCGGGCAAGAGTACGTTGATCAATGAGATTTTATACAAAACCTTAGCTAAAGAACTGAACGGCGCCAAAGTGCGCCCGGGAGAATATAAGGAATTCAAAGGGCTGGAGCATGTCGATAAAGTCATTGATATCGACCAATCGCCAATCGGGCGGACCCCCCGTTCCAACCCGGCTACGTACACCGGCGTGTTTGACGATATTCGCGATGTTTTCTCGGCAACGAACGAGGCGAAGGTACGAGGCTACAAGAAAGGCCGCTTCAGCTTCAATGTGAAGGGTGGACGGTGCGAGGCTTGTCGCGGTGACGGGATTATCAAGATCGAAATGCACTTCCTGCCGGATGTTTATGTTCCGTGCGAGGTGTGCAAGGGCAAGCGATACAACCGGGAAACGCTGGAGGTCAAGTATAAGGGGAAGAATATCTCGGATGTACTCGAGATGACCCTTGAGGATGCTTGCGAGTTCTTCAAGAATATTCCGCGTATTCACCGAAAGCTTTCTACATTGCTTGATGTCGGACTTGGTTATATGAACCTTGGACAGCCTGCCACGACGCTTTCCGGGGGCGAAGCGCAGCGTGTGAAGCTCGCTGCGGAGCTGTACCGCCGGAGCACCGGTAAGACGATCTATATTCTCG
This genomic window contains:
- the uvrA gene encoding excinuclease ABC subunit UvrA: MARDNIIIKGARAHNLKNIDVTIPRDKFVVLTGLSGSGKSSLAFDTIYAEGQRRYVESLSAYARQFLGQMDKPDVDSIEGLSPAISIDQKTTSRNPRSTVGTVTEIYDYLRLLFARIGRPHCPEHHIEITSQTVEQMVDRIMEYPERTKLQILAPIISGRKGEHAKLFAEIQKQGFVRVRVNGEIRELSETITLEKNKKHSIEVVVDRIVVKADIQTRLADSLETALKLAEGRVIVDVMEQEELLFSQNLACPECGFSIEELAPRMFSFNSPFGACPECDGLGQRMVVDPEMLIPNPKLAIDKGAFEAWAGSTSNYYPQFLAAVCEHYGIPQDKPVSELTKEQMQKLLYGTGGEKVRFRYENDFGHKKEAMVAFEGIVNNLERRYRETFSDGIREHIETYMSAKACGKCKGHRLKPESLAVIINSRNIAHVTSLSIGDAQEWFDSLTLTDREAQIAHLILKEIRARLGFLVNVGLDYLTLHRAAGTLSGGEAQRIRLATQIGSSLMGVLYILDEPSIGLHQRDNERLIMTLEHMRDLGNTLIVVEHDEDTMLAADYIIDIGPGAGIHGGRVISQGTPKEIMEDSNSLTGQYLSGRKFIPVAAERRKPNGKWLEIRGAKENNLRGVNVKIPLGVFGCVTGVSGSGKSTLINEILYKTLAKELNGAKVRPGEYKEFKGLEHVDKVIDIDQSPIGRTPRSNPATYTGVFDDIRDVFSATNEAKVRGYKKGRFSFNVKGGRCEACRGDGIIKIEMHFLPDVYVPCEVCKGKRYNRETLEVKYKGKNISDVLEMTLEDACEFFKNIPRIHRKLSTLLDVGLGYMNLGQPATTLSGGEAQRVKLAAELYRRSTGKTIYILDEPTTGLHIHDIDRLLKVLHRLVENGDSVLVIEHNLDVIKTADYIIDLGPDGGNRGGSIVATGTPEDVVKVEGSYTGKYLKPILERDTSRSKDYRQRLKEMEDAVV